A single Venturia canescens isolate UGA chromosome 1, ASM1945775v1, whole genome shotgun sequence DNA region contains:
- the kdn gene encoding probable citrate synthase 2, mitochondrial — MALFRLSAARCLEVQKLTTSIVLRPLSDASTDLKKVLSEKIPKEQERVKAFRKSHGATKVGEVTVDMMYGGMRGIKGLVWEPSVLDPEEGIRFRGKSIPECQKLLPKAPGGSEPLPEGLFWLLITGDVPSEAQVKAISQEWAARSALPSHVTKALNDFPKTLHPMTQFSAAITLLNSESEFVKAYTAGVHKTKYWETVYEDSMNLIAKLPAVASTIYRNVYKNGKGLGSVDSSKDWSWNFANQLGYDNAEFIELLRLYLTIHSDHEGGNVSAHTTHLVGSALSDPYLSLAAGMNGLAGPLHGLANQEVLVWLQKLRSQVGDSPSDEKLKEFIWNTLKSGQVVPGYGHAVLRKTDPRYACQREFALKHLPNDPLFKLVSQVYKIVPPVLLETGKVKNPWPNVDAHSGVLLQYYGMKEMNYYTVLFGVSRALGVLASLVWDRALGLPIERPKSLSTDLLMKSVKAA; from the exons AAACTGACGACATCGATAGTCCTCCGGCCACTGTCGGATGCATCGACCGATCTCAAAAAGGTACTTTCCGAAAAGATACCGAAAGAGCAAGAACGTGTCAAGGCCTTTCGTAAGTCGCATGGAGCCACCAAGGTCGGCGAGGTTACCGTAGACATG ATGTACGGTGGAATGAGAGGCATCAAGGGTTTGGTTTGGGAGCCATCGGTGCTCGATCCCGAGGAGGGTATCAGGTTCCGTGGTAAATCAATACCGGAGTGTCAAAAGTTATTGCCGAAGGCACCAGGTGGTTCGGAGCCATTGCCAGAGGGTCTATTCTGGTTGTTGATAACCGGTGACGTACCGAGCGAGGCGCAAGTGAAAGCGATATCGCAGGAATGGGCGGCGAGGAGTGCGCTACCGAGTCACGTGACGAAAGCACTCAATGATTTTCCAAAGACGCTTCACCCCATGACTCAATTTTCTGCGGCGATAACGCTCTTGAACAGTGAGAGCGAATTCGTCAAGGCTTACACCGCCGGTGTTCACAAAACGAAATACTGGGAAACGGTCTACGAGgattcgatgaatttaatTGCCAAATTGCCGGCTGTCGCATCGACGATATATCGCAACGTTTACAAAAATGGCAAAGGCCTCGGCTCCGTTGACTCGAGCAAAGATTGGTCCTGGAATTTCGCCAATCAACTCGGCTATGACAATGCCGAATTCATTGAGCTCCTCAGGCTCTATCTGACCATCCATTCCGATCACGAAGGTGGCAACGTTTCCGCTCATACTACTCACCTCGTTGGCTCCGCCCTTTCCGATCCCTACCTATCCTTGGCTGCTGGTATGAACGGTCTTGCCGGACCCCTTCACGGTCTCGCCAATCAAGAGGTACTCGTCTGGCTCCAAAAACTTCGTTCTCAAGTCGGTGACAGCCCGAGCGACGAGAAACTCAAAGAATTCATCTGGAACACCCTCAAGAGTGGCCAAGTTGTGCCAGGATACGGTCACGCTGTCCTCAGAAAAACTGATCCTCGATACGCTTGCCAACGTGAATTTGCTCTCAAACACTTGCCCAACGATCCTCTGTTCAAG CTCGTATCGCAAGTGTACAAAATAGTGCCTCCTGTACTTCTCGAGACCGGCAAGGTGAAGAACCCGTGGCCCAATGTGGATGCTCATTCGGGTGTTCTTCTTCAGTACTACGGTATGAAGGAGATGAATTACTATACCGTCTTGTTCGGAGTATCCCGAGCCCTGGGTGTGCTCGCTTCTCTCGTCTGGGATCGAGCACTTGGCTTGCCGATCGAGAGGCCAAAATCCCTCAGTACTGATCTTCTCATGAAGTCTGTCAAAGCCGCCTAA